In the Topomyia yanbarensis strain Yona2022 chromosome 3, ASM3024719v1, whole genome shotgun sequence genome, one interval contains:
- the LOC131692050 gene encoding guanine nucleotide-binding protein G(q) subunit alpha isoform X5: MECCLSEEAKEQKRINQEIERQLRRDKRDARRELKLLLLGTGESGKSTFIKQMRIIHGSGYSDEDKRGFIKLVYQNIFMAMQSMIRAMDLLKIQYSDPANMEHAELIRSVDFETVTTFEPPYVQAIKDLWAEAGIQECYDRRREYQLTDSAKYYLMEIDRVAATNYLPTEQDILRVRVPTTGIIEYPFDLEEIRFSYLSDLARIEAEDYLPTEQDILRARAPTTGILEYPFDLDSIVFRMVDVGGQRSERRKWIHCFENVTSIIFLVALSEYDQILFESENENRMEESKALFKTIITYPWFQHSSVILFLNKKDLLEEKIMYSHLVDYFPEYDGPQRDAIAAREFILRMFVDLNPDSEKIIYSHFTCATDTENIRFVFAAVKDTILQSNLKEYNLV; this comes from the exons GTACTGGTGAATCGGGTAAATCTACGTTCATCAAACAGATGCGTATTATCCACGGTAGCGGTTACTCGGACGAAGACAAGCGTGGCTTTATTAAACTAGTgtaccaaaatatttttatggcaATGCAGTCGATGATTCGGGCGATGGACCTGCTGAAGATACAGTACAGTGATCCAGCGAATATG GAACACGCGGAGCTGATACGAAGCGTGGATTTTGAAACGGTGACCACATTTGAACCACCATATGTTCAAGCAATCAAGGATCTGTGGGCTGAAGCCGGTATCCAAGAATGCTACGACAGGAGGAGGGAGTATCAGCTAACAGATTCAGCCAAATA TTACCTTATGGAAATAGACCGTGTGGCGGCGACCAACTATCTTCCGACGGAACAAGACATTCTGAGAGTGCGTGTGCCCACGACAGGAATTATCGAGTATCCCTTCGATCTGGAGGAGATCCGGTTTAG TTACCTAAGCGATCTGGCACGTATCGAAGCTGAAGATTACCTCCCAACCGAGCAGGATATTCTGAGAGCTCGAGCACCGACAACCGGAATCCTAGAGTATCCGTTCGATTTGGATAGTATTGTATTTAG AATGGTTGACGTCGGAGGACAAAGATCTGAAAGAAGGAAATGGATTCATTGCTTCGAGAATGTGACATCGATCATCTTCTTAGTGGCGTTGTCAGAGTACGATCAGATTCTGTTTGAGTCCGAGAATGAG AACCGTATGGAGGAATCGAAAGCTTTATTCAAGACTATCATTACGTATCCATGGTTCCAACATTCATCGGTAATTCTGTTCTTGAACAAGAAGGATTTGCTGGAGGAAAAGATAATGTATTCGCATTTGGTAGACTACTTTCCAGAGTATGATG GACCACAAAGAGACGCAATAGCTGCCAGAGAATTTATACTCCGTATGTTTGTAGACTTGAACCCAGATTCGGAGAAGATTATCTATTCGCATTTCACATGCGCAACCG ATACCGAAAACATTAGGTTTGTGTTCGCTGCCGTAAAGGATACGATACTGCAGTCTAATCTAAAGGAGTACAATTTGGTTTGA